AAACTCAAAGGCCTGGTTGTCGCCGAGTTGCAGGCGGCGGAAACTGACCGGGCTGCGGCTGTTGTAGGTGGCGAGGGTCTGTTTCCATTCCCTGAACGGCTCGTTCATCTGGTTGTCGTCCACGTCGAGCAGATTCTCTTCAAGGCCGGTGAGGTACAGTTGCCCGTCCACCGTCTTGGCCGGCCCGAGGAGTTTGGTATCCGGCACGTTTTTATTGTTCATTCTGGACGGACGTTTGACGAGGCCGTTGTGATAGACGCGCTGCGGTTGCATGAAGAGCTGTTTGCGTTTGACCTTGTTGGTCTCAGATTTGAGGATCTCCGTGAGGCCAGCGAAGTGGTCCGCGTCGCCGTGGGTGACGACAATGCAGTCGATCTGCTTCGGGTGGTCGGCGCTGGTATTGCGGAAGCGCCCGGCGAGATAACGCGCGAACATCTGGTTGTCGCCCCCGTCGATGAGGAGGACTTTGCCGTCCGGCGATTCGATGACCATGCCGTCGCCCTGTTGGACATCGACGAAGTTGACCTTCAGCACCTTGTTGTCGGCGACAGGACGGACCAGATCGGCCACCTTGATGCCGGAGGATTTGGTCGGTTCAATGTAGCCGGTGACGGATTCGGGAAGGATGCTGCCGTCGGGTTTTTCGCGAAAGACGGTGATGCTGACCTCGAGGTACGTCGCTGTCTGCTTCACCACGGTGATGTCGTCGCCCCAGGCGATCGTGCGAATGTACTGTTTGCGGCCCCGCTCTTCCCACACATCGGCAAGATCGACATTGAGCACGGCTTGATCTGGCATCGCATCTTCCTTCCCCGTCAGGCTGTTGGAATGACCTCCGGCGGCGTGCTCGGTCGCTCCTCTCCCAGCGACGTACCGCAAGGGTGCGTCGCAGTCGCCGATCTTCTTGCGGCCTTGCCGGACCGTCACTCTGAGCAGTCTGCACACATTGTGGCGGCCGGTTTCACGCCATTGCCCTCTTAACGGTGACCCGACGATTTCGGCGACAGAATACGCCGTTCATCGGGAGAAATCACGCGATCCGCCCCCTTGCCGATGGAATCTCCCGCCTGGTACATTTGCGCCATGACCATGCAATTCCAGAAAAAAGATCCCCGTGCCACGATCAGCACCCCGTTCGGCGACATCCGGATTCGGTTTTACCCGGACGACGCCCCCCGTCACGTGGAGAACTTCATCAACCTGGCCAAGATGGGCTTTTACGACGACACCACCTTTCATCGTGTGGTGCCGGGCTTCATCATTCAAGGCGGCGACCCGTTGAGCAAGACGCCGGATCGCCTGCTGCACGGCACGGGTGGCCCCGGCTATTTCCTCAATCCCGAGACGAACGACCGGCCCCATAAGCGCGGCGCGATCTCGATGGCGAAGATGCCCCGCGACGGCAATAGCACGCGCGACTTCAACGACAACGGTTCTCAGTTTTTCATTTCCCTTGAGGACAACGGCGGGCTCGACCGGCGCTATTCGATTTTCGGCGAAATCATCCGGGGCATCGAAGTCATCGACATGATCGCCAAGATGCCGCGCGACGAGCGCGACAATCCGCTGGAGCCGATTCGCATGAAGGTGACGGTCAAGGAATAGTCGTGTCATGTTCCGTTTTCGGTGTTTGCGACCTTCCGGCATCCTCGCAAGTTCTCTGGAAAACGCGATTGTGCTAGACTTCGCCGCATGAACACCCCCGATCACCCCTTCTCCTGTTCCCTGAAGCTCCTTCCTGCCTATCTGAATACAGATTCCATCGCTGAAGCTCTGAAGACTCCGCGCGGGCGTCGCATTCTGTGGCTTGAGATTGTGGTGAACGACCAACCGGATTGGTCGGCCTGGCGGATAGATCCTGAATTTGAAGCGGTCTATCGAAATGCTTGTCGCTGGTATACCCAGTATCGTCGTTTGATCACGTTTTTGTTTAACCGGGCTCCCCTCCCTGATGATTCAGGCCCGATCGATTTTCGAGATTATCGAACTTTTGCAGAGGCCCTTCAATTTGCCTACCATCACCGCTGACCGCCTCCTTGCCTTATTGGAGCAATTTGTCAAAACGACCGGAAAGCCGGTCGACTTGCTGCTTGTCGGCGCGCTCGCGATGCAATGTTATGGTCTGCGCGAACGCTACACGAATGACGTGGACGGCGAACTGACCGGTCCGCTCGAGCCGCTTGTCACATTTTTGACTGGTGAAGGTGTGCCGGCAGATCTCACGCAGGATATTTCAGGCTGGTCCATTGTGGCGATGCCGCCAGGATATCGAGATCGTGCCACAGAGCTTGTCTCACATCCGGGTCTGCGCATCCGTTTGCTGGAGCCGGTGGATTTTGTCATCGCAAAACTTCGACGAGGCATTGAGCTTGATTTGGACGATGCGCTGTATGTGGTGCGCCGGTTTCAGATTTCACGAGGTGCCGTAGAACAAGCTGCGGCCGCGGCTATCGCTGCCTCTCCCCAGGACACTGCACTCTTTTTATTCAGGAAAACAGTGGAATTGTTCTGTCGGCAACTCCCAGAGCCGACTGCATAATTCCTGTGCGTTGACCATCTGTGCTCGGCCTTAGGCAGGGGGCTCCATGACAAGGTTACGACTGGTTGCCCTCAATGGCATGCTCCTGCTTACTATCTTTCTGTCGGCCTGCGATGGCCATCGACAGCGCCTGATGACGGAGCAATATCCTTCCTATCCGGAAAGTGTGCGCTGGGCGATCGATAAGGGAAACGTGCTGCGCGGGATGACCCAGGATCAGGTCTACCTGGCTCTCGGCTCCCCGGTGTGCAAGAAGGACGTGGAGGACGAGGGGCGGACCGTGACGGTCTGGCTCTACCCGCCGATCGGACGCAACGCCTGTATCACCAGCGCCTTCCGTGTCTACTTCGAACAAGGCGCCGTCACCACCTGGGATCGCTACACTACACCGACCAGATATACCGATCCGGCCGACGGCGTACCCGCCTATTAGCCTGCATTCTTCATGAACGCCTCTGCTGCACCGCAGATTCGCAGCTGCGACAAGCCTGTCGGCGGGCGGGCTCGCCGTTCGGTCGGGCGACATCCCGTTCAAGGATGCCTTCCTCCCTCACGACTCCGCGCGCCCGTCTCGCTTTGGGACTCCGCGATTTCGCGACGCCCCGTCATGAATAACGCGGGCTATCAGGCTGCTCACAAAGGCCAGCCAGTGGCGTTCTCGGTCGCTCGTCTCCCTGCGACGTCCAAGTGCTAATACGGGTATCCTGGTGGGGTGTATCCGTTCGCCGGGAGCATCTAATTCGGCGAACGGGTCAAACGAAGTTTGGTTTGCACCGCCTCAGCCGCCGTGCTTCCCGCGGTCTTGCTGGCCGGCCTTTTTGAACAGCCTGTAGCCGGGGATCGCCCGCGTCAAACGTAAATCCTTCCTGCCTTCCCTGAAGCCTCCTCCGACATTCATTGGGCATAGCCTGACAGTTTGACGACTAAGGCGTATGACGATACGATGATCGATCACGTAGTGGTAAGGAGGTCTCCACATGTCCATGACCACCATTTCGTCAAGGTTTCAAATCGTGATTCCTAAAGACGTGAGGGAAAAACTGCACTTGGTTCCGCAGCAACGGTTGCAGGTTCTGGAAAAAGGTGGAGTCATTGCGCTTGTGCCGGAAGCACCGCTGAAGTCTCTGAAGGGTGCGCTCAAGGGTATGTCTAAGACAGGGATTCGAGAAAAGAAGAATCGGCTGTGAAGATTGTGTTGGATTCCAGCGGATGGATCGAATTCTTTACCGGCGGACCATTAGCTGATCGCTATGCCGCATATCTTGCTTCCCGATACGACCTCATCATGCCGTCGATCGTGTTGTATGAAGTCTATAAGGAGATTAAACGCGAGCGTGGCAAGGAACTAGCCATACTGTTCTCCGGACGGCTTCATGCGACCCGGGTGGCGCCACTCACGGAATCCATCGCCTATTTGGCTGCGGATCTCAGCCTTCGGCACGGTTTGGCGATGGCAGATGCGATTGTCTGCGCGACGGCCCAAGACCAGAATGCAGAGGTGATTACAGGCGATGCCGATTTAAAAGATTTACCTGAAGTGCTCTACCTAAAGTAGACGGATACAAGCGCATAACGGGAAACGCCTCGATGCTGAAGAAAGAATGAAAGCGCAAGAATGTGTGCCTGCAGCTCTCTCGCAGAACGGTCAAAACGACTGTCCACCTAGGCCACAGCGAGCGAAGGAGCGAGGCGCAGCCTTGCGCTACGTTGCGCGAGCTGAGTGACACAAGAATGACGGCTCGCTGTCACAGGCAGGCCGCTCAAAAAGCTCGTCCACCAAGGCCGCAGGCGAGAGAAAACCGGAGGCGGGACATTCTTACCGCCCACCCTTCGCCTGCCGGGACAGGCTCTTTTCCCACAGGGCTACGTTGAGGATGGTTTCGAGGGGAGAACGAAGCTGGAGGCCTGTTTCAGGAGGTTTGCGGCAGAACGGTCAAAACGACTGTCCATCGAGGCCGCAGCGAGCGAAGGAGCGAGGCGTAGCCTTGCGCTACGTTGAGCGAGCTGAGCGACGCGAGAACGACGGCTCGCTTTCACAGGCAGGCTGCTCAAAAAGCCCGTCCAACAAGGCCGCAGGCGAGAGAAAACCGGAGGCGTAGCCTCTGGCTACGTTGAGGATTTTGTCGAGCTGAGAACGCAGGTGGCGGGATTTTTCAGCGGCCTGCCTTAGAAGAAGGCCATGCTGGCATAAGTTACGGTGGAATTATACTGATCCGTGATCCCGCGATCGTACCGCAGCACCTGCCCCGTTTCCGCCTGAATCAGACGCAGCATGGAGTAAATCGGCGAGAAGCCCGAGATACGGCGCTGATCGTTTTCTTTCTGAATGAACTTGGCGAACTCTTCCGGGTCGCGATTCTCGACATGTTTGAGCATTTCGAGATCGGTCTGCATGCAGCGATGGAAGGAGAAGTCTGTCGGCGGGGCCGAGTCGCCATAGCGCATGCCGATGTGGGCCAGTTCCGCGCCGACCACGACGCAATAGGACTTGCCGGTGGCGGCGAGCGCCTCTTTTAAGGTCTGAAGAAACGTCTCGACCTGCTCCCTAATCTGCGGATCGCGCAAGCTGTTCGCTGAAAACGCCGTGAGGATCGGAACAATCGTATACGCCCGGTCCTGGCCGAGACTCTCTTGCAGGAACGGCAGCTGAAATTCCAATGCATGTTCATTGTGATGTGCCAATTCGTCGGTGAAAGCGGCGGGGATCTGTTCGCGCAGGCGGTCGGTGACCGCGCGTTCGACCTTTACGAGCCCCAATGGTGTGTGGAAATCCTTGTCCGTGACGGCGATCGGTTGTTCAAGGCCTGAGTAGGCAGTCCCGATGACGACATAGAGATCCGGCTTCTGGGCGTCCTGCAATTCTTTGTAGGCCCAGGCATAAATCGGTCCGGCATGTTTCAGTTCGTAGGTGGGCGCGACGAGCGCCTTGATGAGTTTGCCCTTGTGTTCGGAGGCCTTCACTTCCGGGCCTTCTTTCGACACGAAGAAGCTGTTGATCTGCGCGCGCAACTTGGCGGGATCGGCTTCATAGCTGCGACCGGCAAATTGCGCCGAGCGGGCGGGGGCCTGGCGGTACGCGTTGAGCGCCTGCTGCTTGGCCTGCTCGGTCCGCTCCCCTTCCAGAAACAGTTTGGTATCCAGATCGGCCAGCAACTGCTCGACCTTATTCGGCATGAGGAATTCGCCGAAGCGCTTCAGATAAATCGCCCCGATATCCTGAACGCTATGCTCCCCGTCGAGGTGCTGCACGATGAAGAAATAATTCAACGGCAGGACCAAGCGTTCCTTGCTCAATCCGGTGGGGTCCCAGAGCACGATGAACTGCTCCTCCCCTTCCTTGATCGGTGAAAATTGCAGATTGCGCAGCAGCGGATACTGCTTGGGATCTTTGGCGGTCATGGTCGGTGTGGATTCCATAGTGAGGCGCATTGTAACGGAGCAAACTTCTCAGGCGCAACAGGAGAGCGGGATGTTGAACAAGCCGCCCAGCTGCGTTCTCGGATCGCTTACCGACTCGACGTACGACTCACAGTACGCCTCGCCGCTGCGCTCCCTGCGGCCTTGCTGGACGACTTGTTGAACATCCCGCGGCGTGGCAGGTCTTCGCAATGTACAACCTGGTCGCTATTCCAGAACAACCTCGTGGCTCCATCAGCCGGTTACTGATCCGGCGGATGGGCGTTGCCGCGCCGGCTGAGGACAATCAGGGTGGCGACGGTGAGGAGGAAGAGCCAAAGCGTGGGGCGTCCATAGGAGGCGTCGGAAAATTCGATCAAATCGGTCAGGCGGCCGATCAGGAGCGACATGCGGGCCATCACGGTATAACCGAAGGCCGCACCGAACGAGATCATCAGAAACAGAATTCCCGCGCGTGCCACAGTCTTGCCCGGGCCGGAATGTTCCACCGAGAAGAAGAAGTAAAAGAGCACCGATACCACGCCGACCAGGATGATGATGCCGTTCAGATGGCTCGCCGGATTGAGCAGCGAATAGTCGAAGGTGACGCCTCCCCCAGGCGCGACCCCCAGGAGCGGTCGAACCGTGTCTTCGATCTGTTTGAGAATAAACGATGAGATCGTGCGTGGGATCGCCAACCCCGCCCCGACGCCGACGATAAACGCGAAGGCGTAGCGCGACAGCCAGGCCGCCTTCGGCACGTAGCGCGTGAGCATGAGCATGCCGATGCCGACCGGAATCAGCAGCGACCATTCCCCCTTGTCGATGATTGGGCGGACGATCAGGGTCATGACGACCGTGTCGTAGGTCTTGACGATGGTATAGCCGAGCGACACGCCGACATATAGATGTTCGGCGAGCTTGAACAGCGGATTATCCTCATACAAGAACGAGAGGATGAAAAGAGTCAACCCTGTGGCGACCCAGGCGCCGAGTATGACACCGAACGACAGTTCCATAGCGGCTAGGATCCCATCTCGTCCTGCCGGCGCTGGTGCCGCCGTAACGAGAAGTAAAAGATGTTACAGATGGCGACTAGCACAATGATGGCCAGATGCGTGGCCGATTGAGCGTCCATCCCGGCGACCGCTTTGCCCTTCTGGCCGATCAATGTTTCATATTCCGCCGCCCCGCGCAGGCCGCCGATCAACCCGTTGATCTGCCCGCTGCGTAACAATGGATAGAGGCCCGGCGCGATGACACCGGTGCAGCCGCCGCCGAGTTCAAATTTATATTTATCTTTGCCGAAGACGTACCAGGCTTCGACACCGGGATTCCCGGCACCTAGACTCACGGCATAGGTGACGTCGCGCAGGTTCTGCACCCCGGCCAGCACCGGCAGGCCTTTGGTCGCTTTGCCTCCGTAGTCGGCGGGGAAGGTGTTATACAGATCCTGTCCCATGTTCAAAATGACGGCGCTGCCGCCGGGACTCCAGCCCAGGAAGACGTAATCCTTACCGTTCTCCTTGCCCGCCTCCTTGGCCGTTTGCGTCAGGATCTGATCGGCGAGACCGGTACCGGAGACCCAGAGCGTCATGGCCACGACCCGGAGATTCTTCTTGAACGCGTGGCGCAGAATGGCGATGGCCTGCGGATAGAGTTCAGGTTTGGAGGCCGGATCGAAATCCAACGAGAGGAGAAAGACCGATCCTTCGGGCAGCCCTTCGATATAGTCGTAGACGCCTCGCACTTCGGAAGAAATCTTAATGGGCAGTCCGACCGGGAAGAGCAGCGGCACGAGTGTGCAGAGGCCGATCACCAAAAAGATGATCCGCCGGTCGATCCGCAACATGCGCTCAGCGAAGGTCACTTCGGTTCCTCGTGAAACGTAAAACGAACGTGAAAGGTGAAACGTGAAACGGCGGAAGTACTGTCATGTCTCTTAATTCCAATCTCAACACGTGGTCCCTTTTACGTCTAACCTTTCACGTTTCACGTGTCATTCTTTGCCTCCGCCGAGGTAGGAGCGTTCCACGCCGAAAATGATTTTGAACGAGAGGGCGACGGCGCCCAGGCTCACGCCGATCAGAATCGCTCGGCGCACGGAGGCGTTGAGGACATTCAGAATCCAGCTCGATAGGTCGCCGCTGAGGGGCAGGATATATTCGCCGAGCGGCACCCGTCCCATCATGACGATGACGGCCGCAACCAACAGCACGGCGGCCTCGCGGCTTCGTGCGCGGAACGATCGGTAAGCAGCAGAGGCGATGAAGAAGGCCAGGATGGCGAACATGGTGCCCTGCAGCGGCACCAACGTATAGGAATAGACCCAGCCGAACGAGGTCAACGCGCCGTCAATGCTTTCCTTGCCGTTATTCCAGAGTCCCACGATGATGGTGCCGAGCATGCCGACATAGAGCACCAGGCTATAGGCCCATCCCGCTTCTTTCCGGCGGATCTTGGCGGCATGGAGATGGAACAGGCTGGTGATGCCGAGCACGAGCGCGAAGCCGCCGATGATCTGCAGCCATTTGGTCACGGTGGTGAGCAGTTGCTCGGAGGCCGGATGCGGCACGTAGTATTGCGCCGCCATGACCAGTCCCGTGATCATGGTGATGAGCAGCGGCAGTTGTCGGCGGAGGAAAATCATTTGAGATCCTTAAACAGGTCCAGCAGCGGTTGCGCCCAACCATTGCCCGTGAGCACGGCGACCGTGGCGAGCAGCGTCCCGATCCCGATCACACCCAGAATGAACGCCTTGCCGAGGTCCTGTCCGCGCAACGTCCCGATCTGGACCGGCTCCTTCGAGAGGTAGGCACTGGCGGCATAGAGTTCTTCGCCGATCAGGGTGTAGTCGCAGGTCGTCACGAAAAATGGCAACTGGTGATCCGAGTCGGTGCCGGCGATTTGAATAGCCCCCGTGCTCGCGCCGGTCTCCGTCAGGAGGAGCGACTCGGCGAAGTACGACCCCATAAAAAAGTTCGCCGCCGGTTTTCGCCGCAGCATGATGCCGTCGACCGCTGCGGTGTAGCTGAACTGGTCGCTGGTGATGAAAAAGTTCGCGTCGTCCTTGAACAGGTCCGGTTTCCCCGCTTCCATGTATGCCTGTTTGGTGATTTCCTGACAGACCGCCATGGTGATCGGCTCGCGATGGGGCACCAGCAGTTCCGTTTCGTAGGAGGCGGCTTTCTTGGCGACCCGCCCGAGGATGACGGCGGCGGCGATCGTCGAGGGGTCGTGCAAGTCGTGCGCGCCGGTCATGTACAGCACCGGCTTGCCCAATTCCGTGGCCCGCCCGATGGCTTCATCGACGGCATCCAGACCGGGAATGCGGCGGAGGAAGATGTCTTTCCGCTTGGCCAGGTTGATGGCGTAAAAGACGATTGCGCCGAACATCAGGGCTAACACGAGATTGTTCACCTGGTTCCAGTTCATCCAGTTCGCTTCCGCCGAAGCGACGACCGGGGGCGCGATCAATCGTTCCTGCCCGTTGACGGAGGCGACGGTCACGGCATAGGGTTGGCCGGATTTGATCTCCAGGCCTTTGCCGTTCTTGATCAAAAACAGATGGTCATTGGGATCACCCTCTCTCGTCCACCAAGCGGACTTGCTCTCGCGGACATAACGCGTATTGGCGGGAAATTCCGCCACCACCTTCCAGGCCGTCGGGTCGCTGGGAAGGCCGCCCTCATGGACCAGGATTTGATATTTCGCGGTGGCCGTGTCATTCGCGGAAGGGGCCCAGAGTACGGTCAGGCTTCCGCCTCCGTCGCTGGGGGTGTCGATCACGCGGAGCTGTCGCGGCATGGTCTGCGCCAGGGCGAGAGGCGGCATCAGCGCCGGCAGGCAGATTATGAGGGCTAGGATGAGAACGCGATGCAGCACGCGGGTCAGGCTCCTTCGATGACTTCGATATTGGCGC
The window above is part of the Nitrospira sp. CR1.1 genome. Proteins encoded here:
- a CDS encoding MBL fold metallo-hydrolase, giving the protein MPDQAVLNVDLADVWEERGRKQYIRTIAWGDDITVVKQTATYLEVSITVFREKPDGSILPESVTGYIEPTKSSGIKVADLVRPVADNKVLKVNFVDVQQGDGMVIESPDGKVLLIDGGDNQMFARYLAGRFRNTSADHPKQIDCIVVTHGDADHFAGLTEILKSETNKVKRKQLFMQPQRVYHNGLVKRPSRMNNKNVPDTKLLGPAKTVDGQLYLTGLEENLLDVDDNQMNEPFREWKQTLATYNSRSPVSFRRLQLGDNQAFEFFNRTDMHIEVLGPITTQVEGQPALRFLGEPPKGPRIGHDSFNDSDEGFTGHSASHTINGHSIVLRLSYGGFSFLFSGDLNDEASRFLAREHNKGTLNLRSEVFKVPHHGSADFSGAFIQAVSPIVSVVSSGDENARKEYIHPRATLMGALGKWSRVPEPLIFVTELVAFFQTEGPCRLKDDNAAKKRGPFYGFSRTAYGLVKTRTDGHRLFVYTDSGNVQMKEAYAYQLDSSGVPQPAEVNRA
- a CDS encoding PIN domain-containing protein gives rise to the protein MVLDSSGWIEFFTGGPLADRYAAYLASRYDLIMPSIVLYEVYKEIKRERGKELAILFSGRLHATRVAPLTESIAYLAADLSLRHGLAMADAIVCATAQDQNAEVITGDADLKDLPEVLYLK
- a CDS encoding peptidylprolyl isomerase, whose protein sequence is MESPAWYICAMTMQFQKKDPRATISTPFGDIRIRFYPDDAPRHVENFINLAKMGFYDDTTFHRVVPGFIIQGGDPLSKTPDRLLHGTGGPGYFLNPETNDRPHKRGAISMAKMPRDGNSTRDFNDNGSQFFISLEDNGGLDRRYSIFGEIIRGIEVIDMIAKMPRDERDNPLEPIRMKVTVKE
- a CDS encoding AbrB family transcriptional regulator, with the protein product MSMTTISSRFQIVIPKDVREKLHLVPQQRLQVLEKGGVIALVPEAPLKSLKGALKGMSKTGIREKKNRL
- the amrB gene encoding AmmeMemoRadiSam system protein B; this translates as MRLTMESTPTMTAKDPKQYPLLRNLQFSPIKEGEEQFIVLWDPTGLSKERLVLPLNYFFIVQHLDGEHSVQDIGAIYLKRFGEFLMPNKVEQLLADLDTKLFLEGERTEQAKQQALNAYRQAPARSAQFAGRSYEADPAKLRAQINSFFVSKEGPEVKASEHKGKLIKALVAPTYELKHAGPIYAWAYKELQDAQKPDLYVVIGTAYSGLEQPIAVTDKDFHTPLGLVKVERAVTDRLREQIPAAFTDELAHHNEHALEFQLPFLQESLGQDRAYTIVPILTAFSANSLRDPQIREQVETFLQTLKEALAATGKSYCVVVGAELAHIGMRYGDSAPPTDFSFHRCMQTDLEMLKHVENRDPEEFAKFIQKENDQRRISGFSPIYSMLRLIQAETGQVLRYDRGITDQYNSTVTYASMAFF